GATGACGCGCATCGACGACATCTGGAACTGCATCTTCACGAGCTCAGGGTCGAGGTACTCGAGCAGCACCGGATACGTGAGCCGGCCATCCTCGAGGCGCGAGTTCTCCAAGCCCTCGTTGTGCAGGAACATCTGCAGGCCGGCCCGCTTCACGACCGACGCCATCTTGTTGTATTCCTCCGCCGCGTACCGCAACTGGTTGAGCGACGTGTGGCCGCTGACGACGCCGCCGAGGCTGGCCGTGCCGATCTGGGTCAGGCCAAGGCTCTGCGCCCATTCGATCGCCTGCGGCAGCGCGGTGCGCAGCTCCGCCATGCCGACGTGCGAGCTGACCGCCCTCAGCCCCGCGTCCTCGATGACCTTCTTCGTCGCTTTGCCGTCGGCCAGGCTCTTGAACTGCGCGTAGCTGTTGGGCGAGCACAGCTCGATCTGTCGGATGCCGGCGTCGTACATGCCCTTGAGCACCTCGACGAACTTACCCTCGGCGATCCGCTGCCGTTCCGGATAGGTCTGGCTGCCGATCGGGATGCCGAGCGGATCGGCGTGCAGCCGGACGCCGGCCGCCGCCAGCACGCCGGCCGCGGCGGTGCCGGCGCTGGTCTTCTCGAGAAACGTGCGTCGTGTCATCTGAGCCATGGGTCCCTCACACCTGGAGCTGCCGCAGGTACGGCACGCTCGCCTTCATGAGCGCTTCGTTCATCTCGATGAAGTAGTTCTCGACGCCGCCGATCTTCGCGGCCCTGAAAGTCTTCACCCAGTCGATGCTCCCCTGCCCGATGGGCCGCGTGGGGCGCTGGCCGCCCCGGCCACGCCCCGCGCCAGCGGCGCCGGCGGGCGGCGGCGGAGCAGCGGGCGCGCTGAGGTCCACGTCCTGCAGGTGCATCGAGATGAACCGGCCGGGGTGCTTCGTGAAGTAGTCGTCGGCCACCATCCCGCTCGTGATCGTCGACATCTGGAACTGGAACTTCACGAGCGCGGGATCGAGCAGCTCGAACAGGACGTCGAAGACGCGCCGTCCCTCGACCATCGAGTTCTCGAAGCCCTCGTGGTGGAGCCCCTGCTGCAGGCCCGCCCGCTTCGTCACGGCCGCGATGCGGTTGTACTCGTCGGCGAGCGCCTTGACCTGATCCATCGTCGGGTTGCGCGGGCCGTCGAGGCTCGGCACGAGAATCTGGGTGAGCCCGCGCTCGGCCGCCCACGCGATCAGCCGCGGCAGCTTCTCGCCGCGCAGCTCGGTCATGTCCACGTGCGAGCTGATGCAGATCAGGCCGGCGTCGCCGATCACGCGCTTGAACTCGGCCGCGCTGATCCGGTTCAAGCTGCCGAACCCGAAATCGTGCTCCGAGTACCACGGCGAGCACAGCTCGATCGACTGGATGCCCGCCGACGCCAGCATCTTCATCGTCCCCGGGAAGTCCTGATCGATCTGCTTGCCGTACGGAAAGGTCTGACATCCGATCGGCCAGTTGTAGGGCGACGCCGACAGCCCGCCGGATCGTACGACGGCGCCGGCCGCGGCGCCAACGGCAGCGGCCCGAAGAAACGATCGGCGGGTCAACGACATTCTCGTCTTCTCCTCGGGCTCTCAGGCTGTTCCAGCCCGTGTCGGCGAACGTGCGAAGCAGTCGTCGCCCGTTGTGAAGGGTGCGTGGAGCCTTGGGGATGGGCGTGCCACGCACGACTCAGCGCGCACCATCGCGCTGTCCCGCAGGCGTCTACGACAGCGTCTTGAGGTACGCGACGCTCTTCACGGTCAGCTCCCAGCTCTGCTCGACGAAGAAGTTCTGGAGGCCGCCGATCTTCGCGGCCTGGAACACCTTCACCCAGTCGACGCCGTCCTCGCCGACCGCCAGCCCCTGCTGCCCCCCGCCCGCGCCACCGCCGCGGCCGGCCGCGTCGCCAGGATTGGGCTTCGTGGTCAGCGTCCCGCGCGAAGGCGGCGCCACGCCCGCCGCGGCGTTCACGCCCTGCAGGTGCGCCGAGGCGAACCGGCCGGGATACATCGTGAAGTACATCACCGGATCGCCGATCGTCGTCATCGACGACATCTGGAACTGCATCTTCATCAGATCGGGATCGAGGTGCTCGAGCAGCACCGGGTAGGTCAGGCGTCCGTCGGCCAGCCGCGAGTTCTCGAACCCTTCGTTGTGCGTCATCATCTGCAGCCCGGCCTTCTTGGCGACCGCGCCGAGCGCGTTGAACTCCTCGCAGGTCCGCTTGACGGTCTCGAGCGTGGTCACGCCGTTGATGGTCTGGCCGCCCATGCTCGCCATGCTCATGTGCGTCATGCCGATCTGGTGCGCCCAATCGATGAGCGCCGGCAGGTTCGTCTTGACGCCGCGGAAGTGCGCGCTCGGGCTCTTGATGCCGTGACCGTCGAGAATCTTGCGGACTTCCTTGCCGTCGGTGAGCGCCTTGAATTCGCCGCTCGGCGAGATGAGCTCGACCGTCTCGATGCCGATGGCCTTCATGTCCCCGAGGACGGCCGCGAGCCCAGCGTACCCGCTCTCGCCAATCCGCGCCCGGTGCGGCCACATCTGGCTGCCGATCGGCAGCCCGAGCGGGTTCGCCTGCAGCGTGATGCGATGGGCCGCCATGAACGCGAGCGCCGCCGAGGCGCTGCCGGCGGCGTGAAGGAACTGGCGTCGAGACACTCCGGACACAGGCACCTCTCGTTCGAGAATCAGGCCGTCTCGTCGCGAGCTGCGAGTCGTGGGCGGTGAGTCACGGGGATTCGCCTCGAGCACGCGCTCAGGCGGGATCCCTCATGACTCATGCCCCAGGGCTCACGACTCCACGAGTCAACCGGACGTCTACGACAGCGTCTTCAAGTACGCGACGCTCTTGACGGTCAGGTCCCACGCCTGCTCGACGAAGAAGTTCCGCAGGCCGCCGATCTTCGCCGCCTCGAACACCCTCGGCCAGTCCACCGTGTCCTCGCCGACCGCGAGCCCGCCGCCACCGCCCTGACCGCCGGCGCGGCCGCCGGCCGCCGCCGCACCGCCGGCCATCGGCGCACCCGCCGCCGGAGCCGGGGCGCCGCCGCCAGCCGGCGCAGCACCACGAGCGGCACCACCACCGCCCCCACGGCCTGCCGGCGCCGCCGTCTTGTCCGGCAGCGGCGGCGGCATCGTCGCGCGCATGCCGGCCGTCGCGTTCACGCCCTGCATGTGCGCCGACCAGAAGCGCCCGGGATAGATCGTGAAGTACGTGATCGGATTGCCGACCGAGCTCATCGACGACATCTGGAACTGCATCCCGACGAGCGCGGGATCGAGCGCCTCGACGAGGATCGGATAAGTCAGCCGCCCGTCGGCCGTCCGCGAGTTGCAGAAGCCCTCGTTGTGCAGCACGGTCGCGAAGCCCGCGGCTTTCGAGACCTTCGCGATGGCGTTGTACTCGTCGGCCGCTTCCTTGATCCAGTCGGCGGTCGTCAGCCCGCCCGACAACCGGGAACGGCCGTCCTTCGTCGTGCCGCCGAGATCCGCCGTCGAGAGCTGGGTCAGCCCGACCGCCTGCGCCCAGTTCAGCACCTCCTTGTGCTGCTTGCGGTAGATGCCGATGCCGACGTGACAACTGATCGCCTTGATGCCTGCGTCGTCGAGCATCTTTCGGGCGGTCTTGCCGTCGGCGAGCGAGGCGAACTCCTTGTAGTTGAACGGATCGCACAGCTCGATCTGCTCGATGCCGATCGACTTCATGTCCTTGAGCAGCGCGGCGAACTCGCCAGCCACGATGCGCGCGCGGTGCGGGTAGGTCTGGCTGCCGATCGGAATCCCGAGCGGGTTTGCCGCGAGCTTGATGCCGTTGGCCGCCATGAACGCCAGCGCCGCGGAGGCGCTCCCTGTCTTGCCGATGAACTCACGTCTCGAAATGCCAGCCATGACCATGTCCCCCGTGTTCGGAATACGTGCCCTACCGAGCCGTTCCGGCGCTCGACGCCGGGATCTCTCGAACGAAAACGTTGCGGAATCGCATCTCCGACCCGTGCGTCTGCAGCTCGATCGGCCCCTTGGCGACGAGCGGGCGCGTGTGCGGCGTGTTCGGATCGAAGTAGTTGTCCATCACTTGCTCGTTGACCGTCTGCTGGCCGTTGAGCCAGATCGACACCTTCTGGCCGACCATCAGGACCCGCAGCGTGTTCCACTGTCCGATGGGCTTGTCGGCCTTCACGAGCGGGAACCGTCCCGGGTTGTCGGGGTTGTTGTTCCAGAGCGCCCCGGACCCCTTGTCGGCGCCATTCCGCTGCTCACGCGGATTGGAGGGATCCCAGATCTGCACCTGGGGGTAGCCGCGCAGGTAGATGCCGGAGTCGCCATTGGGGCTGACCATCAGCCAGTCCACCCACAACTCGAAGTCGCCGTAGTCGGCCACGGTCGCCAGGTGCGGGCTGTTGCCGTCGGAGACGATCTCCGCCTTGGCCGTGTCCACGCGCCAGTGCTGATCGCGCTCGGCATTCCACAGGACCTGCAGCGCCGCCACCTCGGCCTTCGTGAGCGTGCGCTGCTCGTCCGCGGGATTGAAATTGGGTTTGCGGCCGCGCCAGCCCGACAGGTCTCGGCCGTTGAAGAGCGCTGTGAACCCGGGAGGCGGCTGGTTCAGCGGCCGGTCCTGCGCTTCGGCCACGGCGACGGCCACGACACACGCCATCGCCACCACGATCCAACGCCTCATACGGGGCCTCCTCGGAGAGTGCCGCGATTCTGTCACAAGTTGCCTGCCGGGAGGAACGGGCAGCCCACGGAATCGACCGGCAGGCCGCTGCCCCTCAGGCGAGCGGCGCCGAGGGGTCATCGGCCGCCGAGAGGAACGGCGCCGGCACCGCGACCGGCTCGAACCGTCGATTCCGCCACCGGCCCACGCGATAGAGCGTGCCGAACAGGAACGCCGGCGCCGCCTGCCCCTGCCCGCCGACCCACTCGCCGCCCCGCCGGACGTTGTCCATCATCCAGGCCGGCAGCGTCAGGTGGTAGGGATTGCGCCGGACTTCGCCGACATGGAACGTGAGCGCCGTGACGAGCGACGCCAGATCCTGCGCCGGGCATTCGACGAGCACGTTGGGCGCCGGCATCTGCGCCCAGTACTCCGTCTCGATCGCCGCGCACGTGAACGCCGCCGGCAGGGACGCGAGCGCGTCCTTCACGAGCCAGTGCGTGCCGACGTGCGTCGAGTTCCAATCGCTCTCGTGCGGATAGAAGATCGCGGCCGGCTGCCACGTGTCGAGGAGCGCGCGCACCGTCTCCACCTTCGTCGTCCAGCCGTCAGGATCGCTCGCGCGCGCCTTCGGGTTGATGCCCTCGAGGCCGCGCGGCGCCGTCGTGACGAGATCGAATCCGATGCAGCCGCAACATGCCGACAGCTCGGCCCACCGCTCCGGCTGACGCTGGACGTTGCTGCCGTGCGTCACCGCGACGTTGACCACGCGCCAGCGCTTCTCGCGGAGGAGCCTGAGCGCCCATCCTCCGACGATCACCTCGTCGTCCGGGTGAGGAGAGAAGATCAGCGCGACCGGCGCGTCGGGGGAAGGCGCCGGCCGCGGGTACGGCGGGAATGCGCCGAGCGGGTACTCGCGCGCCTCCCGCTGCAGGCTCGCCAGCGTGCTGATGTACTGCTCGTAGGGGTTCATGGGGTCAGCGCGGGAAGGCTCGCGGCGGCGATCGCCTGGCCGTGCCGCTTGCTCGTTTCGTCGGGCATGTGCAGCGTGATCGCGCCGGCGAGATCCGGGAACTCGGCGGCGAGCACCTGCCGAGCCGTCTCCAGCATCACATCGCCGCCCACGCCCGTCGTCACCCGGCCGAGCACGAGCACGTGGCGCAGGGTGTAGAACCTCGCGTAGTGCGCGACGCCGTAGCCGAGATAGGCGCCGAGCGTGCGATAGATCGCCGCGGCGCGCTGGTCGCCGGCCGACATCAGCCGCTGCACTTCCTTGAGCTGCACCGGCAGCGGCATGTCGGACGGCACCGTGATGCCGGCCGCCGGCAGGAGGCGGCCGACGGCCTGCTGCGAGAAGTACTGCACGCCGCAGCCTCGATCCTTCGACCACTCATCGATTGGCGCCTGCGGACGATAGTCGATCGGCGCGAACGCCAGCTCGTTCAGCCAGGAGGTGATGTTGCCGTCGGGCGTCACGTAGCCGGCCGCCTGGCTGGATCCGAGGGCGATGCCGAGCACGGCGTTGTCGCCGAGCGCCATCGATCCGGCGAGCGCCGTGACCTCGCCGTCGTTGACCACCTCGAACGGGATGTCCCGCCACGCGCGTTTGACCTCGAGGAAGATCCCCTTCGCCCGGCGCTGGAACACGTCCGGCGGCACGCCACGGAACAAGGTGGCGACCTTCACCTGGTTGTTGACGAACACGCCGGCCGAGCTGCCGCCGATCGCGTCCACGCGCGGCAGGTGCGCGGCCGCGCGCGTGAGCGAGTCCATGATCTCGCCGAAGTGCCAGTGCGGATCCGCCTGCGGCACCGGGTTCCAGTCGATCTCCTCGCTGAAGACCACCTGCCCGTCCACGACCGCGGCGGCCTTTCGGTCGCTCGCCCCGAGATCGAAGCCGATGCGGCACCCCTCGAGATGGTGTCCGAGCGCGACCGAGAAGTGCCGTTCCGCCGGGAAGTCGCTGCCAGGCGCGGCCAGGATCTCGAACGGCCGCTCGTAGATCCGCTCGCCCATGATCTGCCGATCGAACGCGCCGGTCTCGGTCTCGGCATAGTGACGCTGCAGCGCGGCGACGAGATCGGCGGCCGCGTCCACGTACACCCGGTGCCCGCCGCGCGACCACAGCAGGAACTTCACCTGGCGCTCGAGGTTCAGGACGTTCGCGGCCGCGTCGGGGTGGGCGGCCGGCAGCGCGCCCGTGCGGAAGACGTTGATCGATCCGTCGGCTTGCTCGATCGCGATCCGCACGGGGCTGCCGGACGATTCGGCCACGGCGGCGTCGAAGGCGCGGTGGAACAGCGCGGCGGGACGAAACCCCGGATCGAGTTCAGCGAGCAGGCGAGGCATCGTCCGGGCCGTGAGCGCAGGAGTCATGGAAATCCGTCGGCGAAAAGAGATACAACGTTACCGTGCAGAAACACAACGTCGGCATTCTCGGGTACGGCTGGGTGGCCACCGCGCACATCGACGCGATCAACGCGACGGGGCGCGCCCAGGTCACGGCCGTGTGCTCGGCGCGGCCGCTCGACGCCGCGGAGCTGAGCGCGAGGCACAAGGGCCGGATCGTGGTGCACCGGGACCTGGCCGAGATGCTCGCCGACCCGTCGATCGACATCGTGTCGCTCTGCGGGTATCCCGACCAGCACGCGCGCGAGGCGATCGCCGTCGCCGAGGCGCGCAAGCACCTCATCATCGAGAAGCCGATCGCGCTCACGCTCGAGGACTGCTACGCCATCGCCGATGCGGTCGCGGCGGCCGGCGTGCGGTCGTGCGTGTGCCTCGAGTGCCGCTGGTCGAGCCAGTTCCTCGCCACGAAGGCGGTCGTCGACGCCGGGCTGCTCGGCGATCTCCACTACGGCGAGGTGGACTACTACCACGGCAGCGGGCCGTGGTACGGCCAGTACCGGTGGAACATCACGAAGGCTCGCGGAGGCTCGAGCCTGCTGTCGGCCGGCTGCCATGCGCTCGACGCCCTGCTGCTCTGCCTCGGCACGGACGTCGAGGTCGTCTCGAGCATGGCGACGCGCTCGAAGAGCCCGTACTTCAGCCCGTACGAGTACCCGACGACGACCGTCACGCTCTTGCAGTTCGCGAGCGGCCGCGTGGGCAAAGTCGCGTCGGTCATCGACTGCCTGCAGCCGTACTACTTCCACACGCATCTCGTCGGCAGCGAGGGCAGCCTGCTCGACAACAAGTTCCACTCCATGACGCTGCCGGGGCTGAACAAGGACAAGTGGAGCGACCTGTCGATGAAGCTGCTCGGCAGCGGCGACGTCGCCGACCACCCGTACAAGACGCAGTTCGACGCGTTCTTCGACGCGCTCGATCGCGGCCAAGAGATGCCGCTCACGAGCCTCGCCGATTCGATCAAGACCTTCGAGGTGATCTTCGCGGCCGATCGCTCGGCGGAAGAACGCCGGCCCGTCAGGCTGGACGAGGTCAGGCGCCAGGACTGAGACCGCACGGGCTCAGTTTCGGGCCGGCATGTTCCTGAACGCCTCCTCGATGTTCTCGAGACACGCGACGACCGACCGGACGCCCGCCTCGAGGTAGGCTTCGCCCGATTCCGGGGTCGCCTGCCGCGCATCTCCCCAGGTGCCCGATCGCGTCGCCCGGTACACCGATCCGGGATTGGAGAAGAAGAACGCCGCGTGGACGGCGGCCGGGTTCACCTTGAACTCGGGGAAGTTCGGCAGCTCGGCGTTCGCCTTGGCCATGTCGACGAGCGCCGGGTTGATGGCGAGGATCGCCGACGTCTCCGCCTCGTTCGCGTGCAGCCCCGTCTTCAGCGTCATCCAGCGGGTGACGTCATCGGCCGAGAAACCGTCCCAGTAGTTCAAGGGAAACGCCTTCGCATCCTTCGGCATCGCGTACGCGGCTTTGGCGCACGCGTACGCGATCGCCAGCGTGTTGTCGTAGTGGCCGTTCAGGAACACGATCCGCTTGAAGCCGACGGACGCGAACGAGAGGCAGAGATCCTCGACGAGCGCCATGAACGTGGGAATCTGGACGTGCACGAGGCCGGTGAAGCCGACGTGCGGGTACGACAGCGCGTAGTTGATCGGCGGCGCCACGACCGCGCCGATCTTCGGCGCGGCGCGGCGGGCGATTTCCTGCGGAATCAGCACGTCGGTGAGCAGCGGCGCGTGCGGCCCGTGCTGCTCGGTGGCGCCGGTCGGCACGATCACGGTCTGGTGCCGCTGGAGAAAGGCTTCGACCTCGGGGTTCGTCATCTCGCCGAGGAACACGGTGGACGGTTTCATGCGGTGAGTGTAGAGGAAACGCGTGGCCGGCGACACGCGGAAACCGGTTTCCTGGATAATGCCCGCATGCGCACCGCCGTGTGTCGTTCTGCCGTCGCGGCCGCCGCCATCGGGGCCGCCGTGCTCGCCGGGCCCGGCCTCTCCGGGCAATCCACCCCGCCGCCGCGCCCTCGTCCGGTCGCCGCCGCGACGAGCGCCGGCTTCGATCTCGATCGCCTCTCGCGCGTCGACGAGATCGTCGACGAGGCCATCGCGGAGAAGAAGACGCCCGGCGCGGTCGTCCTCGTCGGTCGCGACGACACGATCGTCTATCGCAAGGCGTTCGGCCGCCGCGCGGTGGCGCCGGCCGACGAGCCGATGACCGTCAACACCATCTTCGACATGGCCTCGCTCACGAAGGTGATGGCGACCACGCCGGCGATCATGAAGCTCGTCGAAGAGGGCCGCGTGCGCCTGATCGATCCGGTCGCCTCGTTCATCCCGGAGTTCGGGAAGTACGGCAAGTCGCGCGTCACGGTCCGCGACCTGATGACGCACATGTCGGGCCTCAGGCCGGACGTCGATCTGGGCGATCCCTGGAGCGGCTACGACACCGCCATCGCGTTGGCGTGCGAGGAGGTGCTGACGGCGCCGCCCGGCCGGCGCTTCGTGTACAGCGACATCAACTACTTCCTCCTGGGCGAGATCGTCCGCCGCGTCACGAAGCAGCCGCTCGACGTGTTCACGAAAGCGACCCTCTTCGGGCCGCTGAAGATGACCGAGACCGGCTTCAACCCGGCCCGCGCGCTCTACGGCCGCATCGCGCCGACCGAGCCGGCCACGCTCCGCGGCATCGTCCACGACCCGACGGCCCGGCGCATGGGCGGCGTCGCCGGCCATGCCGGGCTCTTCAGCACGGCCGACGACGTGGCGATCTACGCGCGGATGCTGCTGAACGGCGGCGCGATCGGATCGACGCGCGTGCTGGCGCCGCTGACCGTGGCCAGGATGATCGAACCGTCGACGCCGCTCGCCGAATCGAACGTCCGCGGGCTCGGCTGGGACCTGGACTCCTCGTTCTCGTCCAACCGCGGCGAACTGCTGCCGCTGGGCTCGTACGGCCACACGGGCTTCACCGGCACGTCGCTCTGGATCGATCCGGCGACGAAGGTCTTCGTCGTGTTCCTGTCGAACCGCGTGCACCCGAACGGCGCCGGTGACGTGACGCCGACACGCGCGCGCGTCGCCACCGCCGTCGCCGCCGCGCTCACGAACGTGGCGGCCAGCGTCGCGGACGCCCGCTGGAGCCGGCAGACCTTCGACGCGCCGGCGCCGGCGCCCGCGCCGACGAGCGCGCCCGTCATGGCCGGGATCGACGTGCTGCGCGCGCAGAACTACGCGCCGCTGAAAGGGCTGCGCGTCGGGCTGCTCACGAACCACACGGGCCGCGCGCGCGACGGCGTCAGCACGATCGATCTGCTCGCCGCGGCGCCCGACGTGAAGCTCGTGGCGCTCTTCAGCCCGGAGCACGGCATCCGCGGAGTGCTCGACGCCTCCGTGCCGTCGTCGGTCGACGACAAGACGAAGCTGCCCATCCACTCGCTCTATGGCCAGACCCAGCGGCCGACCGTCAACATGCTCGCCGGCCTCGACGCCATCGTCATCGACCTGCAGGACGTGGGCGCGCGTTTCTACACCTACATGACGACCATGGCCTACGTCATGGAGGAAGCCGCCCCGCGCAAGATCAAGGTCGTCGTGCTCGATCGCCCGAACCCGATCAACGGCGTCCAGATCGAAGGGCCCGCCCTCGATCCGATCTCGCTCGGCTTCACCGGCTACTTCCCGACGATGCCGATCCGGCCAGGCATGACGATCGGGGAGCTGGCACGGCTGTTCAACACCGAACGCCAGATCGGCGCGGACCTCACCGTGGTGCCGATGCAGTCCTGGCGCCGCGATCAGTGGTTCGACGAGACAGGCCTGCCGTGGATCAACCCGTCGCCGAACATGCGGACGCTCTACGCCGCGGCGCTGTATCCGGGCATCGGCGCGCTCGAGAACACGAACCTCTCGGTCGGGCGCGGGACCGACACGCCGTTCGAGCAGGTCGGCGCGCCGTGGATCGATGGGCGCAAGCTGTCGGACGTGCTGAACTCGCGGGGCGTCCCCGGCGTGCGCTTCTACCCCGTCCGCTTCACGCCGACGGCCAGCCGGTTCGCCAAAGAAGAGTGTCAAGGCGTCTTCATCGTCGTGACGGATCGGTCGGCGCTGCGCCCCGTGCGGCTCGGCGTCGAGCTGGGGTCCGCGCTCGTCGCGCTCTTTCCCGGGCAGTGGCAAAGCGATGCCGCGCAGAAGCTGTTCGGATCGGCCGACAGCCTCGCCAGGCTCAAGCTGGGTGAAGACCCGGCCGCGATCGCGGCGTCGTGGTCGGGCGTCGAGGCACGCTGGCGGTTGCTGCGCGCGAAGTACCTCCTGTACTACTGAGCCACCAGGTTTCACCCTTCAGGTTGCAGATTCGCGATGTCCAAGTGGTCCTCTCTTCCGACCGAGCAGATCAACCCGCGTACGCTCTCCATCGATCGCGTCTCGTCCGCGGAGATCGTCGCCGCC
This portion of the Acidobacteriota bacterium genome encodes:
- a CDS encoding PIG-L family deacetylase, which encodes MNPYEQYISTLASLQREAREYPLGAFPPYPRPAPSPDAPVALIFSPHPDDEVIVGGWALRLLREKRWRVVNVAVTHGSNVQRQPERWAELSACCGCIGFDLVTTAPRGLEGINPKARASDPDGWTTKVETVRALLDTWQPAAIFYPHESDWNSTHVGTHWLVKDALASLPAAFTCAAIETEYWAQMPAPNVLVECPAQDLASLVTALTFHVGEVRRNPYHLTLPAWMMDNVRRGGEWVGGQGQAAPAFLFGTLYRVGRWRNRRFEPVAVPAPFLSAADDPSAPLA
- a CDS encoding sugar phosphate isomerase/epimerase: MSLTRRSFLRAAAVGAAAGAVVRSGGLSASPYNWPIGCQTFPYGKQIDQDFPGTMKMLASAGIQSIELCSPWYSEHDFGFGSLNRISAAEFKRVIGDAGLICISSHVDMTELRGEKLPRLIAWAAERGLTQILVPSLDGPRNPTMDQVKALADEYNRIAAVTKRAGLQQGLHHEGFENSMVEGRRVFDVLFELLDPALVKFQFQMSTITSGMVADDYFTKHPGRFISMHLQDVDLSAPAAPPPPAGAAGAGRGRGGQRPTRPIGQGSIDWVKTFRAAKIGGVENYFIEMNEALMKASVPYLRQLQV
- a CDS encoding sugar phosphate isomerase/epimerase, with protein sequence MPVSGVSRRQFLHAAGSASAALAFMAAHRITLQANPLGLPIGSQMWPHRARIGESGYAGLAAVLGDMKAIGIETVELISPSGEFKALTDGKEVRKILDGHGIKSPSAHFRGVKTNLPALIDWAHQIGMTHMSMASMGGQTINGVTTLETVKRTCEEFNALGAVAKKAGLQMMTHNEGFENSRLADGRLTYPVLLEHLDPDLMKMQFQMSSMTTIGDPVMYFTMYPGRFASAHLQGVNAAAGVAPPSRGTLTTKPNPGDAAGRGGGAGGGQQGLAVGEDGVDWVKVFQAAKIGGLQNFFVEQSWELTVKSVAYLKTLS
- a CDS encoding ROK family protein — its product is MTPALTARTMPRLLAELDPGFRPAALFHRAFDAAVAESSGSPVRIAIEQADGSINVFRTGALPAAHPDAAANVLNLERQVKFLLWSRGGHRVYVDAAADLVAALQRHYAETETGAFDRQIMGERIYERPFEILAAPGSDFPAERHFSVALGHHLEGCRIGFDLGASDRKAAAVVDGQVVFSEEIDWNPVPQADPHWHFGEIMDSLTRAAAHLPRVDAIGGSSAGVFVNNQVKVATLFRGVPPDVFQRRAKGIFLEVKRAWRDIPFEVVNDGEVTALAGSMALGDNAVLGIALGSSQAAGYVTPDGNITSWLNELAFAPIDYRPQAPIDEWSKDRGCGVQYFSQQAVGRLLPAAGITVPSDMPLPVQLKEVQRLMSAGDQRAAAIYRTLGAYLGYGVAHYARFYTLRHVLVLGRVTTGVGGDVMLETARQVLAAEFPDLAGAITLHMPDETSKRHGQAIAAASLPALTP
- a CDS encoding creatininase family protein, whose protein sequence is MKPSTVFLGEMTNPEVEAFLQRHQTVIVPTGATEQHGPHAPLLTDVLIPQEIARRAAPKIGAVVAPPINYALSYPHVGFTGLVHVQIPTFMALVEDLCLSFASVGFKRIVFLNGHYDNTLAIAYACAKAAYAMPKDAKAFPLNYWDGFSADDVTRWMTLKTGLHANEAETSAILAINPALVDMAKANAELPNFPEFKVNPAAVHAAFFFSNPGSVYRATRSGTWGDARQATPESGEAYLEAGVRSVVACLENIEEAFRNMPARN
- a CDS encoding DUF1080 domain-containing protein, yielding MRRWIVVAMACVVAVAVAEAQDRPLNQPPPGFTALFNGRDLSGWRGRKPNFNPADEQRTLTKAEVAALQVLWNAERDQHWRVDTAKAEIVSDGNSPHLATVADYGDFELWVDWLMVSPNGDSGIYLRGYPQVQIWDPSNPREQRNGADKGSGALWNNNPDNPGRFPLVKADKPIGQWNTLRVLMVGQKVSIWLNGQQTVNEQVMDNYFDPNTPHTRPLVAKGPIELQTHGSEMRFRNVFVREIPASSAGTAR
- a CDS encoding DUF1343 domain-containing protein, with amino-acid sequence MRTAVCRSAVAAAAIGAAVLAGPGLSGQSTPPPRPRPVAAATSAGFDLDRLSRVDEIVDEAIAEKKTPGAVVLVGRDDTIVYRKAFGRRAVAPADEPMTVNTIFDMASLTKVMATTPAIMKLVEEGRVRLIDPVASFIPEFGKYGKSRVTVRDLMTHMSGLRPDVDLGDPWSGYDTAIALACEEVLTAPPGRRFVYSDINYFLLGEIVRRVTKQPLDVFTKATLFGPLKMTETGFNPARALYGRIAPTEPATLRGIVHDPTARRMGGVAGHAGLFSTADDVAIYARMLLNGGAIGSTRVLAPLTVARMIEPSTPLAESNVRGLGWDLDSSFSSNRGELLPLGSYGHTGFTGTSLWIDPATKVFVVFLSNRVHPNGAGDVTPTRARVATAVAAALTNVAASVADARWSRQTFDAPAPAPAPTSAPVMAGIDVLRAQNYAPLKGLRVGLLTNHTGRARDGVSTIDLLAAAPDVKLVALFSPEHGIRGVLDASVPSSVDDKTKLPIHSLYGQTQRPTVNMLAGLDAIVIDLQDVGARFYTYMTTMAYVMEEAAPRKIKVVVLDRPNPINGVQIEGPALDPISLGFTGYFPTMPIRPGMTIGELARLFNTERQIGADLTVVPMQSWRRDQWFDETGLPWINPSPNMRTLYAAALYPGIGALENTNLSVGRGTDTPFEQVGAPWIDGRKLSDVLNSRGVPGVRFYPVRFTPTASRFAKEECQGVFIVVTDRSALRPVRLGVELGSALVALFPGQWQSDAAQKLFGSADSLARLKLGEDPAAIAASWSGVEARWRLLRAKYLLYY
- a CDS encoding sugar phosphate isomerase/epimerase translates to MAQMTRRTFLEKTSAGTAAAGVLAAAGVRLHADPLGIPIGSQTYPERQRIAEGKFVEVLKGMYDAGIRQIELCSPNSYAQFKSLADGKATKKVIEDAGLRAVSSHVGMAELRTALPQAIEWAQSLGLTQIGTASLGGVVSGHTSLNQLRYAAEEYNKMASVVKRAGLQMFLHNEGLENSRLEDGRLTYPVLLEYLDPELVKMQFQMSSMRVIGNPIVYFTNHPGRFISAHVHGVNLDTPVAPYAGMPLPIKQTAPAAGRGRGPAVPGIAIGDDSVDWPKVFEAMKIGGVKNYFIEQEQANGWDAMVKGAAYLKTLTV
- a CDS encoding Gfo/Idh/MocA family oxidoreductase — translated: MQKHNVGILGYGWVATAHIDAINATGRAQVTAVCSARPLDAAELSARHKGRIVVHRDLAEMLADPSIDIVSLCGYPDQHAREAIAVAEARKHLIIEKPIALTLEDCYAIADAVAAAGVRSCVCLECRWSSQFLATKAVVDAGLLGDLHYGEVDYYHGSGPWYGQYRWNITKARGGSSLLSAGCHALDALLLCLGTDVEVVSSMATRSKSPYFSPYEYPTTTVTLLQFASGRVGKVASVIDCLQPYYFHTHLVGSEGSLLDNKFHSMTLPGLNKDKWSDLSMKLLGSGDVADHPYKTQFDAFFDALDRGQEMPLTSLADSIKTFEVIFAADRSAEERRPVRLDEVRRQD